A window of Pomacea canaliculata isolate SZHN2017 linkage group LG3, ASM307304v1, whole genome shotgun sequence contains these coding sequences:
- the LOC112559801 gene encoding differentially expressed in FDCP 8 homolog A-like codes for MTESIIRAMSCSSGSSMQELYYQSRFNPFDRDFHLEEDHFSDNPESNLFDRKNSSPTSISSCLDSGDIINNDHEYSQESDEGQVTFAELGLAEDHFSHPEGHFGLSKTEELELAISNCKELIIAAPTNSDRQKNLVSKLIQLRIKLQEIKEGPAPVEPNMLIVMGHVFKKKTSHSSKYYCEKCNKVIWGMLQEWHRCIECGYRCHDKCVQLITRTCAIVKVKENPAFIYDLCPRNPKGLAAQDFRCAECRMHISGSDGMEARLCEYNGRYYCEMCHWNDLMYIPAQILHNWDFEKRKVCRASKQFLKLMRTKPVIRVQDVNPMLFNYVEQLRDIKHLREELLIMKKYILACPAAMAAKLLLQLSSWPHFVECSDRYSVQDLLDSDDSLIPDLVQVHSSWAQHIKTECQVCQGRGFVCELCSEKEVLFPFDNTAVVCCSCSNVMHRICFAQKGVCQRCERRKKRQQDHVETL; via the exons ATGACAGAATCAATCATCAGAGCAATGTCTTGCAGTTCTGGAAGCAGCATGCAAGAGTTATACTATCAGTCAAG ATTTAACCCCTTTGATCGTGATTTTCATTTGGAAGAGGATCACTTCTCTGACAATCCTGAGAGCAATTTGTTTGATCGGAAAAACTCATCTCCAACAAGTATATCATCCT GTCTGGACAGTGgagatataattaataatgatcATGAATATAGCCAGGAGTCAGATGAAGGGCAAGTAACCTTTGCTGAGCTTGGGCTGGCAGAAGACCACTTTTCCCACCCAGAG GGTCATTTTGGGCTCAGCAAAACGGAAGAGCTGGAGCTTGCAATTAGCAACTGTAAGGAGCTTATTATTGCTGCACCTACAAATTCAGACCGACAAAAAAACCTGGTATCAAAGCTTATTCAGCTCAGGATAAaactacaagaaataaaa gaaGGACCAGCTCCAGTTGAGCCAAACATGTTAATAGTGATGGGACACgttttcaagaaaaagacaagcCACAGTTCTAAATACTATTGTGAGAAATGCAACAAAGTTATCTGGGGAATGCTGCAGGAATGGCATCGCTGTATAG aatgtggATACCGGTGCCATGACAAGTGTGTGCAACTTATAACTAGAACGTGTGCAATAGTGAAG gTCAAAGAAAATCCAGCATTCATTTATGACCTTTGTCCTCGTAACCCCAAAGGTCTTGCAGCACAAGATTTTCGATGTGCGGAATGTAGGATGCATATATCAG GCTCAGATGGAATGGAAGCTCGTTTGTGTGAGTATAATGGACGTTACTACTGTGAAATGTGTCACTGGAATGACCTGATGTATATCCCAGCTCAGATCCTTCACAACTGGGACTTTGAAAAACGCAAA GTTTGCAGGGCATCCAAACAGTTCCTTAAATTGATGCGGACTAAACCAGTCATCAGGGTGCAAGATGTGAACCCTATGCTGTTTAACTATGTAGAGCAGTTAAGAGACATCAAG CACCTAAGGGAGGAGTTGCTAATTATGAAGAAGTATATACTGGCCTGCCCAGCAGCCATGGCTGCCAAACTGTTGCTGCAGCTGTCTTCTTGGCCACACTTTGTAGAGTGCTCGGATCGCTATTCAGTCCAGGATCTTTTAGATTCAGATGATTCTCTCATACCAGACCTGGTGCAGGTTCACAGCTCCTGGGCCCAGCATATCAAGACTGAATGTCAG GTGTGTCAAGGCCGAGGGTTTGTCTGCGAGTTATGTTCAGAGAAAGAGGTGCTGTTTCCCTTCGACAACACTGCTGTTGTATGTTGCAGCTGCAGCAATGTCATGCACAG gatATGCTTTGCACAGAAAGGAGTTTGCCAACGATGTGAACGTCGAAAGAAACGCCAGCAGGACCATGTTGAGACATTATGA
- the LOC112559800 gene encoding uncharacterized protein LOC112559800 — MRMRNLCRSVDIDHLVLILLVIIAHYGLSRASNQDSNLQLSTKTRVVTGIEGSYFFVKCTANVPEPPLSLQWVLRRKDQDRNMVQSRLSNFSVEFRIGKLDRSDAGVYKCVMIRADKEEEEKEVELHVKAKDSFTSPCGITQFRCRQSHRCIFQRYICDGVEDCPDGADEEESLCTATPCKGKYICNNSRCVDHKLVCDKVDSCGDNSDEIAGCLLKDDISTPAIIDEGEHFNWLKNTVYTVIGCTVAIVILISFIVIVVFRLKMKRLRARRLARYIEQQYRQGGSNSFDTGPSDQDPFLAFSTQSHYGNIIVNVNNGVQCVRPMDLATAATGFHRDLPPPYSEVVKPAIDPPPPPYSTLDRQGVQKQDENTSGNIAGFSGRGSLSPVRQEPLAQTATPLETPSSGGRSGALVSVSVLSTGSGLAILPVAHGGDGQPGLVLKRQGACSESSVPGPLSNQASRQQRLSRSSRCDSSSEGIAASATEDTLAASRRISSSRNEEIGGEHQLSYQSESDELHIPLAPPPRSSSLGNSLAGHAMQDPVLRAASPGNSSINSSNLTVQDGRIVLTTGSGVVHAGQSIMNPSCSVTQSPSAEGLLMPGKLEVHQGQIILSNPHSCVAGIETGLGSHSNIGGCELEVRDGQIVFRR; from the exons ATGAGAATGAGGAACTTGTGCAGAAGCGTTGACATCGATCATCTAGTGTTGATCC TGTTGGTTATTATAGCACATTATGGCTTGTCCAGAGCTTCAAATCAAGACTCAAACCTCCAGTTGTCCACTAAGACTCGCGTGGTGACTGGAATTGAGGgatcatatttttttgtgaagtgcACAGCCAATGTTCCTGAGCCACCCCTGTCCCTCCAGTGGGTCTTACGAAGAAAAGACCAAGATAGAAACATGGTACAGTCTCGATTGAGCAATTTCTCAGTGGAGTTCAGGATTGGAAAATTAGACAGATCAGATGCTGGGGTGTACAAATGCGTTATGATTCGAGCTgacaaagaggaagaggaaaaagaagttGAGCTTCACGTCAAAGCAAAAG ATTCTTTTACTTCCCCCTGTGGCATCACCCAGTTCCGATGCAGACAATCCCATCGTTGCATATTTCAGCGCTATATCTGTGATGGAGTCGAAGACTGCCCAGATGGagcagatgaagaagaaagtctGTGCACAG ccaCACCTTGCAAAGGAAAATACATCTGTAACAACAGTAGATGCGTGGACCATAAGCTCGTTTGTGACAAAGTTGATTCTTGTGGGGACAACTCGGATGAAATTGCAGGATGTCTTCTGAAAGATG ATATTAGCACACCTGCAATAATTGATGAAGGAGAACATTTTAACTGGCTGAAAAATACAGTATATACTGTTATTGGGTGTACAGTGGCAATAGTcattcttatttctttcattgtcATCGTGGTCTTCCGTCTGAAAATGAAACGTTTGCGAGCACGTCGTCTGGCAAGATACATTGAACAGCAGTATCGACAAG ggGGAAGCAACAGTTTTGATACAGGACCAAGTGACCAAGACCCCTTCCTAGCCTTCAGCACCCAGTCTCATTATGGTAACATTATTGTCAATGTTAATAATGGTGTACAGTGTGTGAGGCCTATGGACTTGGCCACTGCAGCTACAGGTTTCCACCGGGATCTTCCCCCACCTTACTCAGAGGTAGTGAAACCTGCTATAgatcccccacctccaccctaCAGCACACTTGACCGCCAGGGGGTGCAAAAGCAAGACGAAAACACATCTGGTAACATTGCTGGTTTTTCTGGACGTGGGTCTCTGTCACCAGTCAGGCAAGAACCATTGGCCCAGACAGCAACTCCTTTGGAGACACCATCATCAGGTGGCCGTAGCGGTGCACTTGTGTCAGTCAGTGTTCTTTCTACAGGCTCTGGCTTAGCAATTTTGCCTGTTGCACATGGAGGGGATGGGCAGCCTGGTCTGGTCCTTAAAAGGCAAGGTGCTTGTTCAGAGTCCTCTGTGCCAGGGCCTTTATCTAATCAGGCATCTAGACAACAACgactgagcagaagcagcaggtGTGATAGCAGCTCAGAAGGGATTGCTGCCTCTGCTACAGAGGACACGTTAGCTGCCTCTCGGAGAATATCATCTTCCAGAAATGAAGAAATTGGAGGGGAGCATCAGCTGTCATATCAGTCAGAGTCAGATGAACTTCATATTCCTCTAGCACCACCGCCCCGCTCATCCTCCTTGGGCAACTCATTAGCAGGACACGCCATGCAGGATCCAGTCCTGCGAGCTGCATCTCCTGGGAACAGCAGCATAAATAGTAGCAATCTTACTGTGCAGGATGGAAGGATTGTACTCACCACAGGATCGGGTGTTGTCCATGCAGGTCAAAGCATAATGAACCCTTCATGTAGTGTAACCCAAAGCCCAAGTGCAGAAGGCCTTTTAATGCCAGGGAAACTTGAAGTCCATCAGGGACAGATAATCCTCAGCAACCCCCATAGTTGTGTGGCAGGCATTGAGACAGGGCTAGGCTCGCATTCCAACATTGGTGGATGTGAACTTGAGGTCAGAGATGGACAGATAGTGTTTCGACGATAG